A genomic stretch from Megalobrama amblycephala isolate DHTTF-2021 linkage group LG22, ASM1881202v1, whole genome shotgun sequence includes:
- the LOC125258224 gene encoding vicilin-like seed storage protein At2g18540 yields the protein MKRYYDQLEQERKAEWERRKQEDDERREVERKRWKKMIEDLKQEQEEEIKRREREEKERKEREDKDRNEMKQKHEEEIKVMKKKHEDEARKQAEELNDFRERKERHVKELKEKLEDAQKNYETLEKVYEQLKQQKTPPCLLKQLGELMKIAKTATQCVIQ from the coding sequence ATGAAAAGATATTATGATCAACTAGAACAAGAGAGAAAAGCGGAGTGGGAGAGAAGAAAACAAGAAGATGATGAGAGACGAGAagtagagagaaagagatggaaGAAAATGATTGAAGATCTGAAACAAGAGCAAGAAGAAGAGATcaagagaagagaaagagaggagaaggagagaaaagaaagagaagatAAAGacagaaatgaaatgaaacagaAACATGAAGAAGAAATAAAAGTCATGAAGAAGAAACATGAAGATGAAGCCAGAAAACAAGCAGAAGAACTGAATGATttcagagagagaaaagaacGGCACGTTAAGGAGCTCAAAGAGAAGCTAGAAGATGCTCAGAAAAATTATGAAACACTGGAGAAAGTCtatgaacaactgaaacaaCAGAAAACACCACCATGTTTACTAAAACAACTTGGAGAGCTGATGAAGATTGCAAAAACTGCAACACAGTGTGTTATTCAGTGA